In Ruminococcaceae bacterium BL-6, a genomic segment contains:
- a CDS encoding Hydrolase: MLDLLIINGHVIDPLNQTDEIRSVAVYNGRITKYEEGEDAKHTVDAAGRYVFPGLIDAHAHMFPQGTEIGIYPDLAYLPAGVTSAVDGGSAGVANYRLFRSAVIARSKVTIKSFLQMCSAGLVTTSYHECIDPKYFNPEKIGRIYRENKDNILGLKIRQSEELTNGLGIEPLKATVAIADKIKCPVEVHCTNIPVPTEEVLKVLRPGDIFEHVYQGVKNTILDENGRLYDCVPKARERGIWFDSAEGRRHGDFDVMEAAMRQGFIADICSTDLVLGSMFRRPVFSLPNLMSRYICMGIPMRQVVGMATENPARLMHMEGEIGCLSVGARADVAVFDWTQRHQTYRDWKGKPFEADRLLKSEMTIKDGDIVYCAPDYIYEPQFE; encoded by the coding sequence ATGCTGGATTTATTAATCATCAACGGTCATGTCATCGACCCGCTGAATCAAACTGACGAAATTCGATCGGTCGCCGTCTATAACGGCAGAATCACAAAATATGAAGAGGGGGAAGACGCAAAGCATACCGTTGACGCTGCCGGGCGCTATGTGTTTCCGGGGCTGATTGACGCGCACGCGCACATGTTTCCCCAAGGGACCGAAATCGGAATCTACCCGGACCTCGCATATCTGCCCGCGGGTGTAACCAGCGCGGTGGATGGGGGCTCGGCCGGAGTGGCAAACTACCGGCTGTTCCGGTCCGCGGTTATCGCGAGAAGCAAAGTGACCATCAAAAGCTTTCTGCAAATGTGCTCTGCGGGCCTTGTCACGACCAGTTATCATGAGTGCATCGATCCGAAGTATTTCAACCCGGAAAAGATCGGCCGGATTTACCGGGAAAACAAGGATAACATTCTGGGCCTTAAAATCAGGCAGAGCGAGGAGCTGACAAACGGCCTTGGAATCGAGCCGTTAAAGGCGACGGTGGCGATCGCAGACAAGATAAAATGCCCGGTGGAAGTGCATTGTACGAACATTCCGGTCCCAACAGAGGAAGTGCTGAAGGTCCTTCGCCCCGGCGACATTTTTGAGCACGTTTATCAGGGCGTAAAAAATACGATCCTTGATGAAAACGGGCGGCTGTATGACTGCGTTCCCAAGGCGAGGGAACGCGGGATATGGTTCGATTCGGCGGAAGGGCGCAGGCACGGGGATTTCGACGTTATGGAGGCGGCGATGAGGCAGGGATTCATCGCCGACATCTGCAGCACGGATTTGGTGCTGGGGAGCATGTTCCGACGTCCCGTTTTCTCTCTTCCCAATCTGATGTCCCGGTATATTTGCATGGGGATCCCCATGCGGCAGGTAGTTGGCATGGCAACAGAAAATCCGGCCCGTCTCATGCACATGGAAGGAGAAATCGGTTGTCTTTCCGTGGGCGCGCGTGCCGATGTCGCTGTTTTTGACTGGACACAGCGCCATCAGACGTACCGGGATTGGAAGGGAAAGCCGTTCGAAGCGGATCGTCTTTTAAAGTCGGAAATGACCATCAAGGACGGGGATATCGTCTATTGTGCACCGGATTACATTTATGAACCTCAATTCGAATGA
- a CDS encoding Malate dehydrogenase, which translates to MVAQVFAMCILYRAFIMYDSVKLKRFCSAVMQMTGLSAEESELFAESLVSADMRGVASHGVTRLTAYSRRVAERLVDPHARMTVIGDGGSLLLLDGNNAIGVTTAYRAMTLCIERAKENGLCFASVRGGNHFGYAAFYTELAAKNGMIGVAMSNAPAAMAPTGGKKAIIGTNPLSVAIPAKSHRPFVLDMATSVVARGKVTLAKKEGHSIPLGWGVDSDGKPTRDPARVSTVLPFGGVKGYAISIIIEVLCSCLSGAKDGLHIGSMYDYSGTRQDCGFFVGAIDYARIMPAEVFERKTAQLFETIKNSPCAEGCDEIYIPGEIEWRRMDEAREKGISLPAAVVDELQALAEKYQVPFDCERD; encoded by the coding sequence ATGGTTGCACAGGTTTTTGCTATGTGCATATTATACAGGGCTTTTATCATGTATGATTCAGTTAAGCTCAAGCGATTTTGCTCCGCGGTCATGCAGATGACCGGGTTGAGTGCCGAGGAGAGCGAACTCTTCGCAGAAAGTTTAGTCAGCGCCGATATGCGTGGCGTGGCTTCCCACGGTGTAACCCGCCTGACCGCTTATTCCCGCCGGGTGGCTGAAAGGCTGGTGGACCCACATGCTCGGATGACTGTGATCGGTGACGGCGGTTCGCTGCTACTGTTGGATGGCAACAACGCCATAGGCGTGACGACTGCCTACCGTGCCATGACCCTTTGCATCGAACGCGCCAAAGAAAACGGCCTTTGCTTTGCCTCGGTTCGGGGCGGAAACCACTTTGGTTACGCCGCGTTTTACACGGAGCTGGCCGCTAAAAACGGCATGATTGGCGTTGCCATGTCCAACGCTCCCGCAGCTATGGCGCCCACCGGCGGAAAGAAGGCCATAATTGGTACCAATCCGCTCTCTGTGGCCATTCCGGCCAAGAGCCACCGGCCGTTTGTTCTCGACATGGCCACCAGCGTGGTAGCCCGGGGCAAAGTTACTCTGGCCAAAAAGGAAGGGCACTCCATTCCTCTGGGCTGGGGCGTCGACAGCGATGGAAAGCCTACCCGGGATCCTGCCCGGGTTTCCACTGTGCTTCCCTTTGGCGGCGTAAAAGGGTACGCAATTTCGATAATCATCGAAGTGCTCTGTAGCTGCCTGAGCGGTGCCAAGGATGGCCTTCATATCGGCTCCATGTACGATTACAGCGGCACCAGGCAGGACTGCGGGTTCTTTGTGGGGGCGATCGACTACGCCAGGATTATGCCCGCTGAGGTGTTCGAGCGGAAAACCGCCCAGCTGTTTGAAACGATCAAAAACTCCCCTTGCGCCGAAGGCTGCGACGAAATATACATTCCTGGGGAAATCGAATGGCGGCGCATGGACGAGGCCAGGGAAAAAGGGATTTCCCTTCCGGCGGCGGTAGTCGATGAATTGCAGGCACTGGCCGAGAAATATCAGGTCCCTTTCGACTGCGAAAGGGATTAG
- a CDS encoding Tnp_DDE_dom domain-containing protein, with product MMGNLLAVVVHAANIHDTKSGIEPAKLAFKRYSSIQRFCADAGYRGTFVLDVDKALGLGVDISEKIKPHQWEKLPWRWVVERTFSWLNNSRRLSKDYEITTDSAETIVKISHFHTLLKRL from the coding sequence GTGATGGGAAATCTGCTTGCAGTCGTCGTCCATGCGGCGAATATTCATGACACGAAGTCGGGCATTGAACCGGCAAAACTTGCTTTTAAGCGCTACTCATCCATCCAAAGATTCTGCGCTGACGCGGGATATCGCGGTACTTTTGTTCTTGATGTGGATAAGGCCCTTGGCCTTGGCGTGGACATTTCGGAAAAAATCAAACCGCACCAGTGGGAAAAGCTTCCCTGGCGTTGGGTGGTTGAGCGTACCTTTAGTTGGCTGAATAACTCCCGTCGTCTCAGCAAGGATTATGAAATTACTACCGATTCTGCTGAAACTATCGTTAAAATCTCTCACTTTCATACACTGCTTAAACGCTTGTGA
- a CDS encoding transposase — protein sequence MKKDEKRRQGYPSDLTDKQWAEIEPLYSGLREYKWSKRELTDAVLYFVKTGCQWRHLPHDFPPYSTVHSFYRRARISGLWNRILQHMVVKTREDAGRKAEPSYGIIDSQSVKTVAASEKRGIDGGKKRKDASGTSS from the coding sequence ATGAAAAAAGATGAAAAGCGAAGGCAGGGATACCCAAGCGACCTGACCGACAAACAATGGGCAGAGATAGAACCACTATATTCTGGGTTAAGAGAATATAAGTGGTCAAAACGCGAGTTGACGGATGCCGTTTTGTATTTTGTCAAAACAGGCTGTCAATGGCGTCATTTACCGCATGACTTTCCACCCTATTCAACAGTACACAGTTTCTATCGGCGCGCTCGGATCAGCGGCCTTTGGAATAGAATATTGCAACATATGGTGGTAAAGACGCGTGAAGATGCGGGCCGAAAAGCAGAACCGAGCTATGGAATTATCGACTCTCAAAGTGTCAAGACTGTAGCCGCAAGCGAGAAACGCGGTATTGACGGAGGGAAAAAACGAAAGGACGCAAGCGGCACATCGTCGTAG
- a CDS encoding membrane protein of unknown function (Evidence 5 : Unknown function) yields the protein MEKDKKKDPLPQDRSVDEKLAQAKRRFNGKTYEQLIGEAEQPEKRTAPTPEPPARPQPQPDRRHPAPQPEQPVQPAPAPEITQPAAPPEMPAQPPAPPARNGEIRFSADPPQPKSGPAEKRGLSGFLERRRQKKKRRRDEFEEEEDIYYGLQLKPVDEYKKGYDAPDSEEKKGPTPTFSYLFDGSSESDVEDEIAERFEHLKTSPPMQVLKNEPGKSPRDIYSSSDRTVEFRIPNGKRPKPKLKKQPLPFPKGTELSDLEQAAKAIEAAMPETPKKAAGTADHPKRKKASAKPEASAPGGPAKSREQEPAEGADSPEKPKDSMQHETPAAKKAEPAKQEAPRPADIPQKPKGSANPNPPAGEGPVKQDAAQPADAPENPKASVVREAPAVKKTEPIKREPPTIKKEEPIKKEPPKAEQAPENGPVHKEETPLEKEQKVREKKQKIRELIDASPKYLPQSRNIHVVETDQLTAAFEQAAREFSPPVPESGTKPQPAEEQEPPAEKKKGRKKKGAHSFRFTGETEEDNEPGDEPSSEAQSELDDYSAPGDAPSILHELGAQSHRLTLRLLVTGISTAFLLLWGFLGEKSALLPFLSGIQVDPLAYLIVNLCFLSLSIAFCWVTVSGGIRALASLHANSDSAVAVAAAAVLLQSIVVPFFQGAVMGAQIHVYAVLATGGLFLNTVGKLCMVRRIRSNFIYLISPEPKLGVELFDDYNTALQLAKGCVVGEPVIAYQRKTGFFRNFLRNSYEPDPGELASQTTAPVLFVCSLLLCAASLILTKSFSGAVTAFAAAACIGAPFTNMLSTNLPMSRLCGLARRCGTMLVGYPSVEHFCNTNAVLMDAKDLFPRGTVILNGLKTFGGQRIDEAILDATAMMGMTGGPLSDLFDQIIKNRREILPKAENISYEDERGVAGWVAGRRTLVGNRHLLEQHGIEPPSHDYESKYLLGGKKVVYLASAGELVAMFVISYNSDKRRALELQRMEQNGISLIVRTSDPNVTPDFLAECFGIDSHSVRILPERLGAVYQKLTGETAENADALFVTKGRPTAMMRLLVACVREKSNVTLATALQSVGVILGFVLVAFLVLYSGLRQLTTTALVLYELFWILAVLLIPRLRKP from the coding sequence ATGGAGAAAGACAAAAAAAAGGACCCGCTGCCGCAGGATCGTTCTGTTGATGAAAAATTGGCTCAGGCCAAAAGGAGGTTCAACGGAAAGACCTACGAGCAGCTGATCGGTGAAGCGGAGCAGCCGGAAAAAAGGACGGCCCCCACGCCGGAGCCCCCCGCCCGGCCGCAGCCCCAGCCGGACAGAAGGCACCCGGCCCCGCAGCCGGAACAGCCGGTGCAGCCCGCACCCGCGCCGGAGATCACCCAGCCGGCGGCGCCGCCGGAAATGCCGGCTCAGCCCCCCGCGCCGCCGGCCAGGAACGGGGAGATCCGCTTTTCCGCGGACCCCCCGCAGCCGAAGAGCGGCCCCGCCGAAAAGCGGGGCCTGAGCGGTTTTCTGGAGCGGCGCCGCCAAAAGAAGAAGCGCCGCAGGGACGAATTCGAAGAAGAGGAAGACATTTATTACGGCCTTCAGCTCAAGCCGGTGGACGAATATAAAAAGGGATACGACGCCCCGGATTCCGAAGAGAAAAAAGGCCCGACCCCCACATTCTCGTACCTGTTCGACGGATCCTCGGAAAGCGACGTGGAAGACGAGATTGCGGAGCGGTTTGAGCATCTGAAGACATCCCCCCCGATGCAGGTGCTCAAAAATGAACCCGGAAAAAGCCCGCGGGATATCTACTCGTCATCCGACCGCACTGTGGAATTCCGGATTCCGAACGGGAAAAGGCCGAAGCCGAAACTGAAGAAGCAGCCGCTCCCGTTCCCGAAGGGAACCGAGCTTTCCGACCTGGAGCAGGCGGCCAAAGCGATCGAGGCGGCGATGCCGGAAACGCCGAAGAAAGCGGCGGGAACGGCGGATCATCCAAAAAGAAAAAAAGCTTCTGCAAAGCCGGAAGCCTCCGCCCCGGGAGGTCCGGCCAAATCCAGAGAGCAGGAACCGGCCGAAGGGGCAGACTCCCCGGAAAAGCCGAAGGATTCCATGCAGCATGAGACCCCGGCGGCAAAAAAGGCGGAGCCTGCGAAGCAGGAGGCGCCTCGGCCGGCGGACATTCCCCAAAAACCGAAAGGCTCCGCAAACCCGAATCCTCCGGCGGGAGAAGGGCCGGTAAAACAGGATGCAGCCCAGCCGGCAGACGCCCCCGAAAATCCGAAGGCTTCCGTCGTGCGTGAGGCTCCGGCGGTGAAAAAAACGGAGCCTATCAAGCGGGAGCCCCCGACAATCAAAAAAGAAGAACCAATCAAAAAGGAACCGCCGAAAGCGGAGCAGGCCCCGGAAAACGGGCCCGTACATAAAGAAGAAACACCCTTGGAAAAAGAACAAAAGGTCCGGGAGAAAAAACAGAAAATCCGGGAGCTGATCGACGCTTCCCCGAAATACCTGCCGCAGAGCCGGAACATCCACGTCGTGGAAACGGACCAGCTTACCGCGGCGTTCGAGCAGGCTGCGCGCGAATTCTCCCCGCCTGTTCCGGAAAGCGGAACAAAGCCGCAGCCTGCCGAAGAGCAAGAGCCGCCGGCGGAAAAAAAGAAAGGGAGAAAGAAAAAGGGGGCGCACAGCTTCCGGTTCACCGGGGAAACGGAGGAAGATAACGAGCCCGGCGACGAACCATCCTCCGAAGCGCAGAGCGAGCTGGACGATTACAGCGCGCCGGGGGATGCGCCGTCGATCCTGCACGAGCTCGGCGCGCAGTCCCACCGCCTGACCCTCCGCCTGCTGGTGACGGGGATCAGCACGGCCTTTCTGCTGCTGTGGGGCTTTCTCGGTGAAAAATCGGCGCTGCTGCCGTTTCTTTCGGGCATACAGGTCGACCCCCTGGCTTATCTGATCGTCAACCTGTGCTTTCTGTCGCTCTCCATCGCGTTCTGCTGGGTCACGGTTTCCGGCGGAATCCGCGCGCTCGCGAGCCTGCACGCCAATTCGGACAGCGCCGTCGCCGTGGCGGCGGCCGCCGTCCTTCTTCAGAGCATTGTCGTACCGTTTTTTCAGGGCGCCGTAATGGGCGCCCAGATCCATGTCTACGCCGTGCTGGCAACCGGCGGACTTTTCCTGAACACAGTGGGAAAGCTCTGCATGGTGCGCCGCATCCGCAGCAATTTTATCTACCTGATCTCCCCCGAGCCGAAGCTTGGCGTGGAGCTTTTCGACGATTACAACACCGCGCTTCAGCTCGCAAAGGGATGCGTCGTGGGCGAGCCGGTCATCGCCTATCAGAGGAAAACGGGATTTTTTCGGAACTTCCTGCGCAATTCCTATGAGCCGGACCCCGGCGAGCTCGCTTCGCAGACGACCGCCCCCGTGCTGTTCGTGTGCTCGCTTCTGCTGTGCGCTGCCAGCCTGATCCTGACCAAAAGCTTTTCCGGCGCGGTCACCGCCTTTGCCGCGGCCGCGTGCATCGGCGCGCCGTTCACCAATATGCTGAGCACGAATCTTCCCATGAGCCGGCTGTGCGGCCTGGCCCGCCGCTGCGGAACCATGCTGGTGGGGTACCCGTCGGTGGAGCATTTCTGCAACACCAACGCCGTGCTGATGGACGCGAAGGACCTGTTCCCCAGAGGAACGGTGATCCTGAACGGCCTGAAGACCTTCGGCGGCCAGCGGATCGACGAGGCGATTCTGGACGCGACGGCCATGATGGGAATGACGGGCGGGCCGCTGAGCGACCTGTTCGACCAGATCATCAAAAACCGGCGGGAAATCCTGCCCAAGGCGGAAAACATCAGCTACGAGGACGAGCGCGGCGTCGCGGGCTGGGTGGCGGGCCGGCGCACCCTGGTGGGGAACCGGCACCTTCTGGAGCAGCACGGCATCGAGCCGCCCTCGCACGACTATGAAAGCAAATACCTGCTCGGCGGAAAAAAAGTGGTGTACCTGGCCTCCGCCGGGGAGCTGGTGGCGATGTTCGTGATCTCTTATAACTCCGACAAGCGCCGCGCACTGGAGCTGCAGCGCATGGAGCAGAACGGCATCAGCCTGATCGTGCGCACCAGCGACCCGAATGTCACCCCGGATTTCCTTGCGGAATGCTTCGGCATCGACTCCCATTCCGTGCGCATCCTTCCCGAACGGCTCGGCGCCGTCTACCAGAAGCTGACCGGAGAGACAGCGGAGAACGCGGACGCCCTGTTCGTAACGAAGGGCCGCCCCACGGCGATGATGCGCCTGCTGGTGGCGTGTGTACGCGAAAAAAGCAACGTGACCCTCGCAACGGCGCTTCAGAGCGTCGGGGTCATCCTCGGCTTCGTGCTCGTCGCGTTCCTTGTGCTGTATTCCGGGCTCCGGCAGCTCACCACCACCGCCCTCGTGCTGTACGAGCTCTTCTGGATTCTGGCGGTGCTCCTCATTCCAAGGCTGCGCAAGCCGTGA
- the yacO gene encoding Putative TrmH family tRNA/rRNA methyltransferase YacO (Evidence 3 : Putative function from multiple computational evidences) — MEEKKAASPRNDDVIAGRNAVSEALNAGRPIDSLLVAKGRRTGSVAGIIARAREKGIPVKEVDEKKLDYLCGHAKHQGVAALAAVKEYATVDDIFRVAQERGEPPFILVADELEDPHNLGAILRTAECAGAHGVIIPRRRAAGLTYAVGKASAGAVEYVPVARVTNIASALDDLKKRGVWIYAADLDGQDWCSADFTGPAALVIGSEGFGVSRLVREKSDFVVSLPMLGRINSLNASVACGILCYEVVRQRRGIRAR, encoded by the coding sequence ATGGAAGAGAAAAAAGCCGCATCTCCGCGCAACGACGATGTCATCGCCGGAAGGAACGCCGTCAGCGAGGCGCTGAACGCCGGCCGGCCGATCGACAGCCTGCTCGTGGCGAAAGGCCGCAGGACCGGCTCCGTCGCGGGAATCATCGCGCGGGCAAGAGAAAAGGGCATCCCCGTAAAAGAGGTAGACGAAAAAAAGCTGGACTATCTGTGCGGCCATGCAAAGCATCAGGGCGTGGCGGCGCTCGCGGCCGTAAAGGAATACGCTACGGTCGACGATATTTTCCGCGTGGCGCAGGAGCGGGGCGAGCCGCCGTTCATTCTGGTGGCGGATGAGCTGGAGGACCCGCACAATCTGGGGGCGATCCTGCGCACGGCGGAATGCGCCGGCGCCCATGGGGTCATCATCCCGCGCCGCCGCGCCGCGGGGCTCACCTACGCGGTGGGAAAGGCTTCCGCCGGGGCGGTGGAATACGTTCCGGTGGCCAGGGTGACGAACATCGCTTCGGCCCTGGATGACCTGAAAAAGCGCGGCGTCTGGATTTACGCCGCGGACCTGGATGGGCAGGACTGGTGCAGCGCCGATTTCACGGGGCCCGCCGCCCTCGTCATCGGGTCGGAGGGCTTCGGCGTGAGCCGGCTCGTCCGGGAAAAATCGGATTTCGTGGTTTCCCTGCCCATGCTGGGCAGAATCAATTCCCTCAACGCCTCCGTGGCCTGCGGCATCCTCTGCTACGAGGTGGTGCGCCAGCGCCGCGGGATCCGGGCAAGGTAA
- a CDS encoding conserved protein of unknown function (Evidence 4 : Unknown function but conserved in other organisms): MIRGVSRQIIEVKETGNVYYERAYLVVRPEYARAERELLEKEARKILRKLDAPSGMKKRRRFTFWVTRAGIPLLLAAAGVLLYLLTTL; this comes from the coding sequence ATGATTCGCGGCGTCAGCAGACAGATCATCGAAGTGAAGGAGACGGGGAACGTCTATTACGAGCGGGCCTATCTGGTGGTTCGGCCGGAATACGCCAGGGCGGAACGGGAGCTTCTGGAAAAAGAGGCCCGGAAGATTCTGAGGAAGCTGGATGCGCCGTCCGGCATGAAAAAAAGGCGGCGGTTCACCTTTTGGGTCACGCGGGCGGGAATCCCGCTTCTTCTGGCGGCCGCGGGGGTACTGCTCTATCTGCTGACGACCCTGTGA
- a CDS encoding protein of unknown function (Evidence 5 : Unknown function), which produces MRPPFLCFPYFCQDTKKIYSSKLWKSMGRQAFIRFVFTLVDIKSVENRVDTVENSVENVDKSPGKERFERYAPIVNMFFYVNRRMAAKRIRFNIQY; this is translated from the coding sequence ATGCGCCCCCCGTTTTTGTGTTTTCCTTATTTTTGTCAGGATACAAAAAAAATATACAGCTCAAAATTGTGGAAAAGCATGGGCAGACAGGCGTTTATACGGTTTGTATTTACATTGGTTGACATAAAATCAGTGGAGAACCGGGTGGATACTGTGGAAAACTCGGTGGAAAATGTGGATAAGTCCCCGGGAAAAGAACGGTTCGAAAGATATGCACCGATTGTGAATATGTTTTTTTATGTCAACCGCAGAATGGCCGCAAAACGGATTCGATTTAACATACAGTATTGA
- a CDS encoding DNA-(Apurinic or apyrimidinic site) lyase has protein sequence MDFRMTARGAEIPASPEFDLAQTLDCGQCFRWELLPDGCWRGVVSGRRVKIREQDGRVIFFGVGGREFERVWAPYFDLDFDYAAVRRVLSRKDPVLRRAAEFAPGIRLLRQDPWEALCSFIISQNNNIPRIKGIVARLCGQFGDDLGGYSSFPGPERLAPLCEQELAPIRCGFRAKYILSAARKVASGEVDLEALRAAPIEEARASLTTIYGVGAKVAECELLYGLHRLEAFPMDVWMKRAMSVLLPGRTPQQLGKYAGIAQQYLFHYSRCNAGLFSA, from the coding sequence ATGGACTTCCGGATGACTGCGCGGGGGGCGGAAATTCCCGCCTCGCCCGAATTCGATCTCGCCCAGACGCTGGACTGCGGGCAGTGCTTCCGGTGGGAGCTTTTGCCCGACGGCTGCTGGCGGGGGGTCGTGTCGGGCCGCCGCGTGAAGATCCGCGAACAGGATGGCAGGGTGATCTTTTTCGGCGTCGGCGGCCGGGAGTTCGAGCGGGTGTGGGCGCCGTATTTCGATTTGGATTTCGACTATGCCGCCGTTCGCCGTGTCCTGTCGCGCAAAGACCCGGTGCTGCGGAGGGCGGCCGAATTCGCGCCGGGGATCCGCCTGCTTCGGCAGGACCCGTGGGAGGCCCTCTGCTCGTTCATTATTTCGCAGAACAACAACATTCCGCGCATCAAGGGGATCGTCGCCCGCCTTTGCGGACAGTTCGGGGATGACCTGGGCGGCTATTCGTCGTTTCCCGGCCCGGAGCGGCTTGCGCCGCTCTGCGAGCAGGAGCTCGCCCCCATCCGCTGCGGGTTCCGCGCGAAATACATCCTGAGCGCGGCCCGCAAGGTCGCTTCCGGCGAGGTGGACCTGGAAGCCCTGCGCGCCGCGCCGATCGAAGAGGCCCGCGCATCGCTGACGACGATCTACGGTGTGGGCGCGAAGGTGGCGGAATGCGAGCTGCTCTACGGCCTTCACCGGCTGGAGGCGTTCCCGATGGACGTTTGGATGAAGCGCGCGATGTCGGTTCTTCTGCCGGGGCGCACCCCGCAGCAGCTCGGGAAATACGCGGGCATCGCGCAGCAGTACCTGTTCCATTACAGCCGCTGCAACGCCGGCCTTTTTTCCGCGTGA
- a CDS encoding protein of unknown function (Evidence 5 : Unknown function), whose protein sequence is MNHDELCGFGKISAQVFILLYNHGIIKKEILGEKTGPERMRLLAHAVKN, encoded by the coding sequence TTGAACCATGATGAGCTTTGCGGATTTGGAAAAATTTCCGCACAAGTGTTCATCCTGCTTTATAATCATGGTATAATAAAAAAAGAAATTCTGGGAGAAAAAACCGGACCGGAGCGAATGCGCCTTCTGGCGCATGCCGTAAAAAACTGA
- the fba gene encoding Fructose-bisphosphate aldolase codes for MPLVNTTEMFQKAYAGGYAVGAFNVNNMEIVQGITEACGELKSPVILQVSAGARRYANHTYLTKLVEAAVIENPDIPIALHLDHGPSFELCKACVDGGFTSVMFDGSSKPYEENVAEARKVAEYAHKYNVTVEAELGQLAGIEDAVHVKEEDALFTDPGQVEDFVKRTGVDSLAIAIGTSHGAYKFKPGQKPQLRFDILEEVSKRLPGFPIVLHGASSVIPEFVKTINQYGGNMPDAIGIPEEMLKKAAKMAVCKINIDSDLRLAMTASVRKYLAENPAHFDPRQYLGPARTAIKDMVAHKITAVLGSAGKA; via the coding sequence ATGCCATTGGTAAACACGACAGAGATGTTCCAAAAAGCGTATGCAGGTGGCTACGCGGTCGGCGCCTTCAACGTGAACAATATGGAAATCGTTCAGGGCATTACGGAAGCGTGCGGGGAGCTGAAATCCCCCGTGATCCTTCAGGTTTCCGCGGGCGCGCGCAGATATGCGAACCACACCTACCTCACCAAGCTGGTGGAGGCGGCCGTCATCGAGAACCCCGATATCCCGATCGCGCTTCATCTGGATCACGGCCCTTCCTTTGAGCTGTGCAAGGCCTGCGTCGACGGTGGATTCACCTCCGTGATGTTCGACGGCTCCTCGAAGCCGTATGAAGAGAACGTCGCAGAGGCCAGAAAAGTGGCGGAATACGCCCACAAATACAATGTGACGGTGGAAGCCGAGCTGGGCCAGCTCGCCGGCATCGAAGACGCCGTCCATGTCAAGGAAGAGGACGCTCTCTTCACCGACCCCGGCCAGGTGGAGGATTTCGTGAAGCGGACCGGCGTAGATTCCCTCGCCATCGCCATCGGCACCAGCCACGGGGCCTATAAGTTCAAGCCCGGCCAGAAGCCCCAGCTCCGCTTCGACATTCTGGAAGAGGTCTCCAAGCGCCTGCCGGGCTTCCCGATCGTCCTGCACGGCGCGTCTTCCGTGATTCCGGAGTTCGTCAAAACGATCAACCAATACGGCGGGAATATGCCCGATGCCATCGGGATCCCGGAGGAAATGCTGAAAAAGGCCGCGAAAATGGCCGTGTGCAAGATCAACATCGATTCCGACCTCCGCCTTGCCATGACGGCCTCGGTACGCAAATATCTGGCGGAGAACCCCGCTCATTTCGATCCCCGCCAGTATCTCGGGCCTGCCCGCACCGCCATCAAGGATATGGTCGCTCATAAGATCACCGCGGTGCTCGGTTCCGCGGGGAAAGCCTGA